A window of Syntrophorhabdaceae bacterium genomic DNA:
AAGCCGGCTGCTGTCATATTGCCGCACGGTGCCAGGAGAACGGCAAAAGACGCTGAGGATGCCGACGGTCTTGCAATGAAAACCCCAAGATAATAGTATTGAACGTAACACCTGGAGCTCAGCACAAAAACTTCCTTTGGAGGTCACCATGGAAAGCGTATTTCAGGAAATAAAGCCCGAGAATATCGGTCACAATCCCTTCAAACTGATCGGTCGGGATTGGATGCTGATAACGGCGGGAACGAAGGACTCCTTCAACACCATGACCGGTGCCTGGGGCGGCCTTGGGATCATGTGGAACAAGCGCGTTGCAGTGTGCGTCGTGCGCCCGAACCGCTACACCTACGAATTCATGGAGCGCTCCGGGTCGTTCAGCCTGAGCTTCTTCGATGAGCAGTACCGTGACGCTCTTACATACTGCGGCACGAAATCAGGCAGGGACGTGAACAAGGTCGCCCAGACGGGTCTGACCCCTGTTTTCGGCGAGGACACGATATACTTCGCGCAAGCGAGCCTTGTTATAGAGTGCAGAAAGGTCTATTATCAGGATATTGAGCCGCGGAATTTCCTCGCCGGCGAGATGGACGGCTTCTACCCTGAAAAGGATTACCACAGGATGTACGTCGGCGAGATCTTGC
This region includes:
- a CDS encoding flavin reductase family protein — its product is MESVFQEIKPENIGHNPFKLIGRDWMLITAGTKDSFNTMTGAWGGLGIMWNKRVAVCVVRPNRYTYEFMERSGSFSLSFFDEQYRDALTYCGTKSGRDVNKVAQTGLTPVFGEDTIYFAQASLVIECRKVYYQDIEPRNFLAGEMDGFYPEKDYHRMYVGEILRCLSR